One genomic region from Mauremys reevesii isolate NIE-2019 linkage group 7, ASM1616193v1, whole genome shotgun sequence encodes:
- the B3GAT3 gene encoding galactosylgalactosylxylosylprotein 3-beta-glucuronosyltransferase 3 isoform X1 gives MKVKLKNVFVIYFLVSVIGLMYALLQLGQPCDCSQHLRSASDLMHGKDKKISQLLSEVKRLQARGKGPELEGQALPVIYAITPTYARLVQKAELVRISQTFLHVKNFHWIVVEDSPVKTQLVSELLAQSGLRFTHLHTETPKEHKLKESDPNWLKPRGVEQRNLALQWLRENRELSEEGVVYFADDDNTYSLRLFDEILHLTSRRSLGRHLARIRSTKRVSVWPVGLVGGLRFERPLVEKGRVVSFYTAWKPNRPFPMDMAGFAIALQLLLANREARFDLLAERGYLESSLLQSLVSIEELEPRADNCTKVLVWHTRSEKPKMKQEELLQKQGLGSDPSIEV, from the exons ATGAAGGTGAAGCTGAAGAATGTGTTTGTCATTTACTTCCTAGTGTCGGTGATTGGGCTCATGTACGCGTTGCTGCAGCTGG GGCAGCCCTGCGACTGCTCCCAGCACCTGAGATCAGCCAGCGACCTCATGCATGGCAAGGACAAGAAGATCTCCCAGCTGCTGAGTGAGGTGAAGCGGCTGCAGGCACGAGGAAAGGGCCCAGAGCTGGAGGGACAGGCACTGCCCGTCATCTATGCCATCACACCCACCTATGCCAG GCTGGTGCAGAAGGCTGAGCTGGTGCGCATCTCACAGACCTTCCTGCACGTGAAGAACTTCCACTGGATCGTGGTAGAGGACTCCCCAGTGAAGACCCAGCTGGTGTCGGAGCTGCTGGCCCAGAGCGGCCTGCGCTTCACCCATCTGCACACGGAGACGCCCAAGGAACACAAGCTCAAGGAGAGTGACCCCAACTGGCTGAAGCCCCGTGGTGTGGAGCAGCGTAACCTGGCCCTGCAGTGGCTGCGGGAGAACCGGGAGCTCAGTGAGGAGGGTGTGGTCTACTTCGCCGACGACGACAACACCTACAGCCTGCGCCTCTTCGATGAG ATATTACATCTCACGTCTCGGAGGTCCCTTGGAAGACACCTTGCCCGC atCCGCTCCACCAAGCGTGTCTCAGTCTGGCCCGTGGGGCTCGTGGGTGGCCTGCGCTTCGAGCGCCCTCTGGTGGAGAAGGGCAGGGTGGTGAGCTTCTACACAGCCTGGAAGCCCAACCGGCCCTTCCCCATGGACATGGCCGGCTTCGCTATTGCTCTGCAACTGCTGCTGGCCAATCGCGAGGCCCGGTTCGACTTGCTGGCTGAGCGTGGCTACCTGGAGAGCAGCCTGCTGCAGTCACTGGTCTCCATCGAAGAGCTGGAGCCTCGAGCTGACAACTGCACGAAG GTTCTGGTCTGGCACACACGGTCGGAGAAGCCCAAAATGAagcaggaggagctgctgcagaagCAGGGCCTGGGCTCTGACCCAAGCATCGAGGTGTGA
- the B3GAT3 gene encoding galactosylgalactosylxylosylprotein 3-beta-glucuronosyltransferase 3 isoform X2, translated as MKVKLKNVFVIYFLVSVIGLMYALLQLGQPCDCSQHLRSASDLMHGKDKKISQLLSEVKRLQARGKGPELEGQALPVIYAITPTYARLVQKAELVRISQTFLHVKNFHWIVVEDSPVKTQLVSELLAQSGLRFTHLHTETPKEHKLKESDPNWLKPRGVEQRNLALQWLRENRELSEEGVVYFADDDNTYSLRLFDEIRSTKRVSVWPVGLVGGLRFERPLVEKGRVVSFYTAWKPNRPFPMDMAGFAIALQLLLANREARFDLLAERGYLESSLLQSLVSIEELEPRADNCTKVLVWHTRSEKPKMKQEELLQKQGLGSDPSIEV; from the exons ATGAAGGTGAAGCTGAAGAATGTGTTTGTCATTTACTTCCTAGTGTCGGTGATTGGGCTCATGTACGCGTTGCTGCAGCTGG GGCAGCCCTGCGACTGCTCCCAGCACCTGAGATCAGCCAGCGACCTCATGCATGGCAAGGACAAGAAGATCTCCCAGCTGCTGAGTGAGGTGAAGCGGCTGCAGGCACGAGGAAAGGGCCCAGAGCTGGAGGGACAGGCACTGCCCGTCATCTATGCCATCACACCCACCTATGCCAG GCTGGTGCAGAAGGCTGAGCTGGTGCGCATCTCACAGACCTTCCTGCACGTGAAGAACTTCCACTGGATCGTGGTAGAGGACTCCCCAGTGAAGACCCAGCTGGTGTCGGAGCTGCTGGCCCAGAGCGGCCTGCGCTTCACCCATCTGCACACGGAGACGCCCAAGGAACACAAGCTCAAGGAGAGTGACCCCAACTGGCTGAAGCCCCGTGGTGTGGAGCAGCGTAACCTGGCCCTGCAGTGGCTGCGGGAGAACCGGGAGCTCAGTGAGGAGGGTGTGGTCTACTTCGCCGACGACGACAACACCTACAGCCTGCGCCTCTTCGATGAG atCCGCTCCACCAAGCGTGTCTCAGTCTGGCCCGTGGGGCTCGTGGGTGGCCTGCGCTTCGAGCGCCCTCTGGTGGAGAAGGGCAGGGTGGTGAGCTTCTACACAGCCTGGAAGCCCAACCGGCCCTTCCCCATGGACATGGCCGGCTTCGCTATTGCTCTGCAACTGCTGCTGGCCAATCGCGAGGCCCGGTTCGACTTGCTGGCTGAGCGTGGCTACCTGGAGAGCAGCCTGCTGCAGTCACTGGTCTCCATCGAAGAGCTGGAGCCTCGAGCTGACAACTGCACGAAG GTTCTGGTCTGGCACACACGGTCGGAGAAGCCCAAAATGAagcaggaggagctgctgcagaagCAGGGCCTGGGCTCTGACCCAAGCATCGAGGTGTGA
- the B3GAT3 gene encoding galactosylgalactosylxylosylprotein 3-beta-glucuronosyltransferase 3 isoform X3: MYALLQLGQPCDCSQHLRSASDLMHGKDKKISQLLSEVKRLQARGKGPELEGQALPVIYAITPTYARLVQKAELVRISQTFLHVKNFHWIVVEDSPVKTQLVSELLAQSGLRFTHLHTETPKEHKLKESDPNWLKPRGVEQRNLALQWLRENRELSEEGVVYFADDDNTYSLRLFDEILHLTSRRSLGRHLARIRSTKRVSVWPVGLVGGLRFERPLVEKGRVVSFYTAWKPNRPFPMDMAGFAIALQLLLANREARFDLLAERGYLESSLLQSLVSIEELEPRADNCTKVLVWHTRSEKPKMKQEELLQKQGLGSDPSIEV; this comes from the exons ATGTACGCGTTGCTGCAGCTGG GGCAGCCCTGCGACTGCTCCCAGCACCTGAGATCAGCCAGCGACCTCATGCATGGCAAGGACAAGAAGATCTCCCAGCTGCTGAGTGAGGTGAAGCGGCTGCAGGCACGAGGAAAGGGCCCAGAGCTGGAGGGACAGGCACTGCCCGTCATCTATGCCATCACACCCACCTATGCCAG GCTGGTGCAGAAGGCTGAGCTGGTGCGCATCTCACAGACCTTCCTGCACGTGAAGAACTTCCACTGGATCGTGGTAGAGGACTCCCCAGTGAAGACCCAGCTGGTGTCGGAGCTGCTGGCCCAGAGCGGCCTGCGCTTCACCCATCTGCACACGGAGACGCCCAAGGAACACAAGCTCAAGGAGAGTGACCCCAACTGGCTGAAGCCCCGTGGTGTGGAGCAGCGTAACCTGGCCCTGCAGTGGCTGCGGGAGAACCGGGAGCTCAGTGAGGAGGGTGTGGTCTACTTCGCCGACGACGACAACACCTACAGCCTGCGCCTCTTCGATGAG ATATTACATCTCACGTCTCGGAGGTCCCTTGGAAGACACCTTGCCCGC atCCGCTCCACCAAGCGTGTCTCAGTCTGGCCCGTGGGGCTCGTGGGTGGCCTGCGCTTCGAGCGCCCTCTGGTGGAGAAGGGCAGGGTGGTGAGCTTCTACACAGCCTGGAAGCCCAACCGGCCCTTCCCCATGGACATGGCCGGCTTCGCTATTGCTCTGCAACTGCTGCTGGCCAATCGCGAGGCCCGGTTCGACTTGCTGGCTGAGCGTGGCTACCTGGAGAGCAGCCTGCTGCAGTCACTGGTCTCCATCGAAGAGCTGGAGCCTCGAGCTGACAACTGCACGAAG GTTCTGGTCTGGCACACACGGTCGGAGAAGCCCAAAATGAagcaggaggagctgctgcagaagCAGGGCCTGGGCTCTGACCCAAGCATCGAGGTGTGA